The proteins below come from a single Biomphalaria glabrata chromosome 10, xgBioGlab47.1, whole genome shotgun sequence genomic window:
- the LOC129928616 gene encoding uncharacterized protein LOC129928616, whose protein sequence is MEEMASTPLIPRPRDTGTKLKQSQENPLDHSLSAREGQFQEDAFLEKQDELFQVQSELKTIKEILIPQLESQLSEQRQDLLKANKKCLYLEKELERKKYQPAAKILSGRDQCTQTVTSRIPQCKPDYKAPVIIDVTNSKLPRRVINEAKMIDNSPS, encoded by the exons ATGGAAGAGATGGCTTCCACTCCACTGATACCTC GACCTAGGGATACCGGTACTAAGTTGAAGCAGAGTCAGGag AATCCGTTAGATCACTCCTTATCAGCTAGGGAAGGCCAGTTCCAAGAAGATGCCTTCTTGGAAAAACAGGACGAACTCTTTCAAGTACAGAGTGAGCTTAAAACT ATCAAAGAAATATTGATCCCTCAACTTGAGTCTCAACTTAGTGAACAGAGACAAGATCTGTTAAAGGCAAACAAGAAATGTCTTTACTTAGAGAAAGAACTTGAAAGAAAA AAGTATCAGCCAGCCGCCAAGATTCTCTCTGGTAGAGATCAGTGTACTCAGACAGTGACATCGAGAATACCTCAATGCAAACCAGACTACAAA gccccGGTCATTATTGACGTAACAAATTCAAAGCTGCCCAGAAGAGTCATCAATGAAGCTAAAATGATAGACAACTCTCCTTCCTAG